In Pseudomonas sp. Q1-7, the genomic window CTGCGTGATGCAGTCGCAGCCATCAAGGCCGACGCTTCGGTCAAGGGTGTGGTCGTGAGCAGCGGCAAGGACGTCTTCATCGTCGGCGCCGACATCACCGAATTCGTCGATAACTTCAAACTGCCCGACGAAGAGCTGGTGGCCGGCAACCTCGAAGCCAACAAGATCTTCAGCGCTTTCGAAGACCTCGAAGTTCCCACCGTTGTCGCTATCAACGGCATCGCCCTGGGCGGCGGCCTGGAAATGTGCCTGGCTGCCGATTACCGCGTGATGAGCAGCACGGCCAAGGTCGGTCTGCCGGAAGTCAAGCTGGGCATCTACCCGGGCTTCGGCGGTACCGTGCGTCTTCCGCGCATCATCGGTACCGACAACGCCATCGAGTGGATTGCTTCGGGCAAGGAAAACCGTGCCGAGGACGCCCTGAAAGTCGGCGCCGTCGACGCCGTGGTCGCTCCCGAGCTGCTGCAGGCCGGTGCTCTGGACCTGGTCAAGCGCGCCATCTCCGGCGAGCTGGACTTCAAGGCCAAGCGTCAGCCCAAGCTGGAAAAGCTCAAACTCAACGCCATCGAGCAGATGATGGCCTTCGAAACCGCCAAGGGCTTCGTCGCCGGCCAGGCCGGTCCGAACTACCCGGCTCCGGTAGAGGCCATCAAGACCATCCAGAAGGCTGCCAACTTTGGCCGCGACAAGGCGCTGGAAGTCGAGGCCGCCGGATTCGTGAAGCTGGCCAAGACTTCGGTCGCTACCAGCCTGATCGGTTTGTTCCTGAATGACCAGGAGCTGAAGAAGAAAGCCAAGCAGCACGACGAAATCGCCCGCGACGTGAAACTGGCCGCCGTGCTCGGCGCCGGCATCATGGGGGGCGGCATCGCCTATCAGTCCGCCTCCAAGGGCACTCCGATCCTGATGAAGGATATCCGTGAAGAGGGTATCCAGATGGGGCTGAAGGAAGCTTCGAAACTGCTTGGAAAGCGCGTCGAGAAAGGTCGCATGAAGCCTGAGAAGATGGCTGAAGCCCTGAATGCGATCCGCCCGACTATGTCCTACGGCGATTTCGTCAACGTCGATATCGTGGTCGAAGCCGTCGTCGAGAACCCGAAGGTCAAGCACGCCGTGCTGGCCGAAGTGGAAGGACACGTTCGCGAAGACGCCATCATCGCCTCCAACACCTCCACGATCTCCATCAGCTACCTGGCCCAGGCCCTGAAGCGTCCGGAGAATTTCGTCGGCATGCACTTCTTCAACCCCGTGCACATGATGCCGCTGGTGGAAGTGATCCGTGGCGAGAAGTCCAGCGAAGTGGCCGTGGCCACCACCGTTGCCTACGCCAAGAAGATGGGCAAGAACCCCATCGTGGTAAACGACTGCCCCGGCTTCCTGGTCAACCGCGTGCTGTTCCCGTACTTCGGTGGCTTCGCCAAGCTGCTGGAATTCGGCGTGGACTTTGTCCGTATCGACAAGATCATGGAGAAGTTCGGCTGGCCCATGGGACCGGCCTACCTGTCCGACGTGGTCGGTATCGACACCGGCCACCACGGCCGTGACGTGATGGCCGAAGGCTTCCCGGATCGCATGGCCGTGGAAGGCAAGACCGCCGTCGACGTGATGTACGAGGCCAACCGCCTGGGTCAGAAGAACGGCAAGGGCTTCTACGCCTACGAGACCGACAAGCGCGGCAAGCCGAAGAAGGTATCCGATCCGGTCGCCTACGAAGTGCTGAAGCCCATCGTCAAGGAGCAGCGTGAGCTGACCGACGAGGACATCATCAACTTCATGATGATCCCGCTGTGCCTGGAAACCGTGCGCTGCCTGGAAGACGGCATTGTCTCGTCCGCTGCCGAGGCCGACATGGGCCTGATCTACGGCATTGGCTTCCCGCCCTTCCGCGGTGGTGCGCTGCGCTACATCGATAGCGTCGGTGTGGCCGAGTTCGTGGCTATTGCCGACAAGTACGCCGACCAGGGCGCGCTGTACCACCCGACCGCCAAGCTTCGCGAAATGGCCAAGAACGGCCAGAAGTTTTTCGGCTAATTGAGCGAGAGTGAAGAATATGAGCCTGAATCCTAGAGATGCAGTCATTGTCGACTTCGGCCGCACCCCGATGGGTCGCTCCAAGGGTGGCATGCACCGCAACACCCGCGCCGAGGACATGTCGGCGCACCTGATCAGCAAGCTGCTGGAGCGCAACACCAAGGTCGATCCGGCGGAAGTCGAAGATGTGATCTGGGGCTGCGTGAACCAGACCCTGGAACAGGGGTGGAACATCGCGCGCATGGCCTCGCTGATGACCCAGATCCCTCACACCAGTGCCGGCCAGACCGTCAGCCGCCTGTGTGGTTCCTCCATGAGTGCCCTGCACACCGCCGTGCAGGCCATCCAGACCGGCAACGGCGACGTATTCGTGGTCGGTGGCGTGGAGCACATGGGCCACGTCGGCATGATGCATGGCGTGGATCCGAACCCGCACCTGTCCCTGTACGCCGCCAAGGCGTCCGGCATGATGGGCCTGACCGCCGAAATGCTCGGCAAGATGCATGGCATCAGCCGTGAGGCCCAGGACCAGTTCGGCGTGCGTTCGCACCAGTTGGCGCACAAGGCCACCGTCGAAGGCAAGTTCAAGGATGAAATCATCCCGATGCAGGGCTACGACGAGAACGGTTTCCTGAAGGTGTTCGACTTCGACGAAACCATTCGTCCGGAAACCACCCTGGAAGGCCTGGCTTCCCTGAAGCCGGCATTCAACCCCAAAGGCGGCACCGTGACCGCGGGTACTTCCTCGCAGATCACCGACGGCGCTTCCTGCATGATCGTGATGAGCGCCCAGCGGGCCCAGGACCTCGGCATCCAGCCGATGGCCGTGGTGCGTGCCATGGCGGTCGCCGGCGTTGACCCGGCAATCATGGGCTATGGTCCGGTGCCGTCCACCAAGAAGGCGCTGCAGCGTGCTGGCCTGACCATCGACGACATCGACTTCGTCGAGCTCAACGAAGCCTTTGCCGCCCAGGCCCTGCCGGTGCTGAAGGACCTCAAACTCCTCGACAAGATGGAGCAGAAGGTCAACCTTCACGGTGGCGCCATCGCTCTGGGTCACCCGTTCGGCTGCTCCGGTGCCCGTATCTCCGGCACCCTGCTGAACGTGATGAAGCAGAACGGCGGTACCCTGGGTGTGTCCACCATGTGCGTGGGCCTCGGCCAGGGCATCACCACCGTCTTCGAGCGCGTGTAAGCGCGAGCGGGACGAGAAACCGGGGCCTTGTGCCCCGGTTTTTGCTTTCATGTGGAGGAGGGTCGCAGGAATTTTCGTCCAAGGGCTGGCTTCGAGCCGAATCACACGGCACCATGCGCAACTTTTGCGGGATGGCCTGCATTCATCACTGTGAGGCAACCATGAGCCTGCAACCGGGTCTCTATCGTCACTACAAGGGGCAGCAATACCGGGTCATCGGTGTTGCCCGGCATTCCGAAACGGAAGAGGCGCTGGTGGTCTACCAGGCCCTCTACGGCGAATACGGCCTGTGGGTGCGGCCGCTCAGCATGTTCACCGAAACGGTTCAGGTGGATGGTGAGCAGATCGCGCGCTTCGCTCTGGTGAGCGCCGAGCCTGACCCCTTCCCACGCCCCTGAGGGGTGTGGAACCGGCCAGGGGCGCGCTTGACCGCGTCGCGTTGGCCACTATATATAGCGGTGCCGCGACAGGCGGCTCCCGCCTTTTACATTTTTCAATCAGGAACAGACCGATCAATGGGCAAATCGCTGGTCATCGTGGAATCCCCGGCCAAGGCCAAGACCATCAACAAGTACCTGGGCAGCCAGTACGTGGTGAAGTCGAGCATCGGCCATATCCGTGACCTCCCCACCAGCGGTTCCGCCAGTGCCGCCAAGGAGCCGGCCAAGCGGGGCAAGACCGCTGCCGAGGCTCCGGCGCTGTCCGCCAAGGAAAAGGCCAAGCGTCAGTTGATCGCGCGCATGGGCGTCGATCCCGAGCATGGCTGGAAGGCCAAGTACGAGATTCTGCCCGGCAAGGAAAAGGTGATCGAGGAACTGCGCCGCCTGGCCAAGGATGCCGACACCATCTATCTCGCAACCGACTTGGACCGCGAAGGGGAGGCCATCGCCTGGCACCTGCGGGAATCCATCGGGGGTGATGACAGCCGTTACAAGCGTGTGGTGTTCAACGAAATTACCAAGAAGGCCATCCAGGAAGCCTTCTCCCAGCCCGGCGACCTCGATATCAACCGCGTCAACGCTCAGCAGGCCCGTCGTTTCCTCGACCGTGTGGTGGGCTACATGGTTTCGCCGCTGCTGTGGCAGAAGATCGCCCGTGGCCTGTCCGCCGGGCGTGTACAGTCCGTGGCGGTCAAATTGGTGGTGGAGCGCGAGCGCGAGATCCGAGCCTTCGTGCCGGAAGAATATTGGGAAGTGCATGCCGACCTGGGAACGGCCAAGGACGCCAAGGTGCGTTTCGAGGTGGCTCGCGAGAACGGCGAAGCCTTCAAGCCGCTGAACGAAGCCCAGGCCATGGCAGCCCTGGAAAAGCTCAAGGCTTCCAGCTACACAGTGGCCAAGCGCGAGGATAAGCCGACATCCAGCCGTCCGTCCGCGCCCTTCATTACCTCTACCCTGCAGCAGGCCGCGAGCAATCGCCTGGGCTTCGGGGTGAAGAAGACCATGATGATGGCTCAGCGTCTCTACGAGGCCGGCTACATCACTTATATGCGTACCGACTCGACCAACCTCTCGGCCGACGCCATTTCCATGGTGCGCGGCTTCATCGAGGGCGAGTTTGGCCAGAAGTACCTGCCGTCCAAGCCCAATGTCTATTCCAGCAAGGAAGGTGCTCAGGAGGCTCACGAGGCGATTCGCCCGTCCGACGTCAACCTGCGCCCAAACCAACTGTCCGGCATGGAGCGTGATGCTGAGCGCCTGTACGACCTGATCTGGCGCCAGTTCGTGGCCTGCCAGATGCCGCCGGCCGAATACCTGTCCACCAGCGTCAGTGTCAACGCGGGCGCATTCGAGCTGCGCGCCAAGGGCCGCATCCTCAAGTTCGATGGCTACACCCGTGTTCTGCCGCAGCAGACCAGGCCGGGCGAAGACGACGTGCTGCCGGAAATGCGCGAAGGTGAACTGCTCAAGCTGCTCAAGCTCGACCCCAGCCAGCACTTCACCAAGCCGCCGGCTCGTTATTCCGAGGCCAGTCTGGTCAAGGAGCTGGAAAAGCGCGGCATCGGTCGCCCATCCACCTACGCGGCGATCATTTCCACCATTCAGGAGCGTGGCTACGTTACGGTGCACAACCGCCGTTTCTATGCGGAGAAGATGGGCGACATCGTCACCGAACGTCTGAATGAGAGCTTCGCCAACCTGATGGACTACGGCTTCACCGCCGGCATGGAAGAGCACCTGGACGATGTCGCCCAGGGTGAGCGGGACTGGAAACACCTGCTGGATGAGTTCTACGGTGACTTCAGAAAGAAGCTGGAGCTGGCTGAGGGTGCCGACAAGGGTATGCGTGCCAACCAGCCGACCCTGACTGATATCCCCTGCCGCGAATGCGCTCGTCCGATGATGATCCGTACCGCGTCCACCGGCGTGTTTCTCGGGTGCTCGGGCTATAGCCTGCCACCGAAAGAGCGATGCAAGGCCACCATCAATCTGGTGCCGGGTGACGAGATCGCTGCCGATGACGAGGGAGAGTCCGAGTCCCGCGTGTTACGCAGCAAACACCGCTGCCCCATCTGCGCCACCGCAATGGATGCTTACCTGCTGGACGAAACCCGCAAGCTGCACATTTGCGGCAACAACCCGGATTGTTCCGGCTACGAAATCGAGCAGGGCCAATACCGCATCAAAGGCTACGAAGGTCCGAGCCTGGAATGCGACAAGTGCGGGAGCGAGATGCAGCTCAAGACGGGCCGCTTCGGCAAGTTCTTCGGCTGTACCAACGCCAGCTGCAAGAACACCCGCAAGCTGCTGAAGAGTGGCGAGGCGGCGCCGCCGAAGATCGACCCGATTCGCATGCCCGAGCTGAAGTGCGAGAAGGTCGATGATATCTATGTATTGCGCGATGGCGCTTCCGGCCTGTTCCTGGCCGCCAGCCAGTTCCCGAAGAACCGCGAGACCCGCGCGCCGCTGGTGCAGGAACTGATTCCACACAAGGATGAGCTGGATGCCAAATACCACTACCTGCTCGATGCCCCGAAGAAGGACCCCGAAGGGCGTCCGGCTGTGATCCGCTTCAGCCGCAAGACCAAGGAGCAGTACGTGCAGACCGAGGTCGACGGCAAGCCCACTGGTTGGCGCGCCTTCTACGACGGCGGCAAGTGGAAGGTCGAGGACAAGCGCTGACCGACTGCAGCGCGCCCCACCGCGGGCGCGCATATACTGCCGGAGTCACTTGTGGAGGGCGCCGTCATGGCCCATGAGCTGTATACCCGCACCAACCAGAAACTCTTCTTCGCCGGCCTGTCACTGGAGTCCTGGCGCAAGGCGGAAGAGGGCAGGGCGATGAATGCCCAGGCGCTGGCGCAATCCGAGCGCGAGGCGTCGCTGTTCCATCTTTATGGTGCGCTGCTCGGTCTGTGCCATGAGATCGCCGGTTACTACCGCCTTCCCGAGGCGAGCGCACCACGCGTCGAGTTGTTGCTGACACCTGAGGTGCTGGCGGCGGCACCGAGTCCGGAGCTGGCCGAGTTGGTCGAGCTGGCACAGCAGGGGGAGACCTGGCTGGCCGAGCTGCTGGCTGCATACGGTGCCTTGTTCATGCCGCCCCAGGCGCCGAAGCAGGCCAAGGTCGATCCGACCTTGCCGCTGATCACCGCCGTCAGCGTGGAAGAGGAGGTGGAGCCGTTGTCGCGGGAGGTCCTGGAGTCCTGGCGGCAGAATCTGAAATCCCTGGCCTTGCGCTTCCGCGAAACCCTCAGCGAATGCTGATTTGATCGACGGACTAGGGCGTGCTGGCGGCTGGCTGGTACAATGGCCGCCTTTCGTGGAGAGATAAGCCTATGCCTACGTCCTTTCTGGAAATTGTCGAGCTACCCGACGGGCGCATTATCCTGCGTCGGGCTGATGACGAGGAGGCGTTGGTGACGCTGGACTTCTCCTCCGATGCCAAAGCCTTTCTCCAGGGGCATCACCTGGAAGTCGCCAAGGCCATGCTGAATGTCGGCGTGCAGATGGCCGGTCGACTGGCCGAGGGCGATATGGATCATCACGACGGACCACGCGTTCTGCATTGAAGTGTGGAGCCGAATCTTCCGTTGATTCGGTTACCGTCTGATGTCATCGGCCCTGGGTGTTCACCTGGGGCCGTTGCTTTTCAGCCCAGTTGAATGTTCAGGCTCTGGGCGCTGCCCTGGCGTGCGGCTTGTGCCAGTTGGCGTTTGGCTTTTTGTCCCAGTTGCAGCCAACTGACCACCGTATGACTGCGGCCCAGGCGCAACGCTTCGCATGCGAGTTCCAGTGCGCTCTGCTCGCCGCGCGGTTGCAGGAGCAGGATGCGCTCGCGGTTGAGGCCGGATTCGCGCAGCCAGTCGCGGGTCAGGCCTGCAGGGGCGCCAATCAAAGTCAGCCAGCGGGCATCCTGTTCTTCGCTCAGTTCCCGCAGCACCGAGGCCAGCAAGTTCCGGCAGTGGCTGGTGGCACCGCGCAGCGAGAGCTCGCTGAAGGCTTCCGGTTCCTCTGGGCCGGGTTCTTCCACGACATCGGTCAGCATCGGCACTACGGGATTGGCCAGGATGGCGTCGTGGAACAGGGGGAGCTGTGACCGGCCAAGCGACTGCGGGAACTGCATAAAGCCTCCTTTAACGGCGGATCACGCCGACACTCAAACCTTCTATCACCAGGTCCTGCTTTTCCAAGCTCACCTCAATGGGGGCGAACTCGGGGTTCTCGGCAATCAGCCAGACCTTGTCGCCCTCGCGCTTGAAGCGCTTGACGGTGACTTCATCGCCCAGGCGAGCTACTACCACTTGGCCATTGCGGGCCTCGCGGGTACTGTGCACGGCGAGCAGGTCGCCATCGTAGATACCGATGTCCTTCATGGACATGCCGCGAACGCGCAGCAGGTAGTCGGCGCGGGGGTGGAAGAAGTCGGGGTTTATTCGGCAGGATTCTTCGATGTTCTGCTGGGCGAGAATGGGCGCGCCGGCGGCGACCCGGCCAATCACCGGCAGGCCGTCGTCTTCATTGTTCCCGGGTTCGAAACCGGGAATGCGGATGCCACGGGAGGCGCCGGGCGTCATTTCGATGGCGCCCTTGCGAGCCAGGGCCTTGAGGTGCTCTTCGGCGGCGTTGGGCGACTTGAAGCCAAGTTCCTGGGCAATTTCTGCCCGGGTCGGAGGAAACCCGTTGTCTTCAAGGCAGCGCTTGATGAATGCGAGAATCTCGGCTTGGCGGGGCGTCAGTTTCAGCATGGCGGCGCTCTGTTTTTATATACAGTGACTGGGATTATATACAGTGATCCAGTCTTGGCAATGCTTGTTTTCTGGAATGGTTGGAAAGCGGGAAGGGTTATGAGCAGGTGAGGCTTCCCGTGATCGGGCGGCTGGGAGGGTGACCGTTGCGTCGGATGGTGGCGTGTACGGCTTGACAAGCTGACCGGCTGAAACGTATGTTTCAAACAAGTGTTTGTCAGGCGGAGGAGCCATGGCCCAGTCGGAAACCGTTGAACGCATTCTGGATGCTGCGGAACAGCTGTTCGCGGAAAAAGGCTTCGCCGAGACCTCGTTGCGCCTGATCACCAGCAAGGCAGGAGTCAACCTGGCTGCGGTGAACTATCACTTCGGCTCGAAGAAGGCGCTGATCCAGGCCGTGTTCTCGCGCTTTCTCGGTCCGTTCTGCCAGAGCCTGGAGCGCGAACTGGACCGTCGCCAAGCCAAGGCCGAGAGCAAGGCCAGCCTCGAAGAACTGCTGGAAATGCTCGTCGAGCAGGCCCTGGCGGTAAAACCGCGTAGCGGCAATGACCTGTCGATCTTCATGCGTCTGCTCGGACTTGCATTCAGTCAGAGCCAGGGCCACTTGCGCAAGTACCTGGAAGAGGTTTACGGCAAGGTTTTCCGTCGTTATATGCTGCTGGTCAACGAGTCGGCGCCCAAGGTGCCGCCTCTGGAGCTGTTTTGGCGCGTACATTTCATGCTCGGCGCGGCGGCTTTCAGCATGTCGGGCATCAAGGCGCTGCGCGCCATGGCGGAGAATGATTTCGGCGTGAACACCTCCATCGAGCAGGTGATGCGCCTGATGGTGCCTTTCCTGGCGGCCGGTATGCGCGCTGAAACCGGCGTCACCGACGAGACGCTGGCCGCTGCGGTGCTGAAACCTCGCAGCAAGGCCCCGGTGGCACCAGCCAAGGCTTAAAACCATATGGGCTCGGGCGAGCCGATCGGCTAAGCTTGCGGCCCATGCAAAACCTCGATCTGCTGCATATTTCCATTGCCGACCAACAGCTCTACGGGTTCGCCGAAGGGCGTCTGGTGCTGCGCATGCCGGTTTCCACCGCCCTGAACGGTCCCGGCGAAACCAATGGTTCCAATTGCACGCCCCGTGGGCTGCATCAGGTTCGTGCGCGAATTGGTGACGGCCTGCCCCTAGGGGCGGTACTGCGTGGCCGGCGCTGGACTGGTGAAGTCTGGGATCCCGAGTTGCACGAGCGCTTCCCGGGGCGCGACTGGATCCTCAGTCGCATCCTCTGGCTGAGCGGCTGCGAACCCGGCCGCAATCGCCTTGGGGCGGTCGACAGCTTCCGTCGCTACATCTACTTGCACGGCACGCCGGACACCGAGCCCATGGGCGTACCCCGTTCCCATGGGTGCATTCGTCTGCGCAATACCGATGTGCTGGAACTCTTCGAGCGCGTGCCCGTCCACTGTGCGGTGCGCATCGACGAAGCGCCTTGCCCGGCTTGGGCGATGGCATCCCTCTCTTAAGGATTTTTCATGCAAGGTTCCCTGATGCTGGATATCGGTGGCACCTGGCTGACCGCCGAGGATCGGCAGATCCTCCGTCAGCCGGAAGTTGCCGGCTTGATCATCTTCGCCCGCAATATCGAGAGCCCGCGTCAGGTGCGCGAGCTCTGCTCATCCATCCGTGCCGTTCGTCCGGACCTGATTCTTGCCGTCGACCAGGAAGGTGGTCGCGTACAGCGCCTGCGCCAGGGGTTCCTGCGGCTGCCGGCGATGCGAGCGCTGGCGGACAACGACAATGCCGAGCAACTGGCCGAGCAGTGCGGCTGGTTGATGGCGACCGAAGTGCTGGCCGTGGGGCTGGATATCAGCTTCGCCCCGGTGCTGGACCTCGACCACCAGCGCAGCGCGGTGGTCGGTAGTCGCGCCTTCGAGGGCGACCCGGAGCGCGCAGCGCGCCTGGCCGGTGCCTTCATTCGTGGCCTGCGCCAGGCGGGCATGGCTGCCACCGGCAAGCACTTCCCTGGCCATGGTTGGGCGGAGGCCGATTCCCATGTGGCGATTCCCACCGACGAGCGCAGTCTGGAGCAGATCCGCCTGAGCGACCTGGTGCCCTTCGCGCGTCTGGCTTCCGAGCTGGACGGTATGATGCCGGCCCACGTGATATACCCGCAGGTGGACAATCAGCCGGCCGGGTTCTCCCGCCGTTGGCTGCAGGATATCCTGCGCGGCGAATTGAAATTCTCCGGTGTCATCTTCAGTGATGACCTGTCCATGGCCGGCGCCCATGTCGTTGGCGATGCCGCCGAACGTATCGAGGCGGCACTGAGCGCCGGTTGCGACATGGGATTGGTGTGTAACGACCGCGCCGCCGCCGAGCTGGCTCTCGCGCGTCTGCAGCGCCTGGGCGCCAAGCCCCCGGCCAGCCTGGCGAGGATGCGCCGGCGCGCCTTCCCCGGTACTGAGTACCGCCAGGATCCCCGCTGGCTGCAGGCCGTTGCAGCCCTGCGCGAAGCCCAGTTGATCGATTGAGGAACCGAAATGACCGTCTACGCCATCATTGGTGGTACAGGCCTGACCCAGCTCGATGGCCTGAGCATGAAAGCCCTGCTCAACCCTGAGACGCCCTACGGCGCGCCGTCGGCCGGCATCGTCCACGGCGAATACGCTGGGCACGATGTGCTGTTCCTGGCCCGCCACGGCCACCCCCACCGGATCGCGCCACATCAGGTGAACTACCGTGCCAACCTCTGGGCCCTCAAGCACGCTGGTGCTCAGGCGGTGATCGCGGTGAATGCCGTGGGAGGCATCCATCCAGCCATGGGCAGCGGCCACCTGGTGGTACCGCATCAGGTGATCGACTACACCCACGGGCGCGCCGGTACCTTCTTCGAAGGGGGGCTGGACCACGTTACCCATATCGATTTCAGTCATCCTTATGACGAAGCGCTGCGCAGCAAGCTACTGGCGGCCTTGAACGCCTGCGACTATCCGCACAGCGATTTCGGCGTCTACGGCTGCACCCAGGGGCCGCGCCTGGAAACCGTGGCGGAGATCGTCCGTCTGGAGCGCGATGGCTGCGACATCGTTGGCATGACCGGCATGCCGGAGGCAGCCTTGGCGCGTGAGCTGGGCCTGCCATATGCCTGTCTGTCGCTGGTGGTCAACCCGGCGGCCGGCAAATCCGAAGGCATCATCACCATGGACGAGATTGAGGCTGCATTGGCTGAGGGCATCGGCAAGGTGCGCAATGTCCTGGCTCATCTGATGAAGGGCTGAAGCGACTCGCGCCGCTGGCAGGTGGAACGCCTCGTTACCTGCCAGCGGCGCGTGTCAGGCGAATCGCGGCAGGGGCGCGAAGAGGGCGTCGATGTCGTCCTCCTGCAAGCGCCAGCCTTCCTTTTCCTGGCCATCGAGAATGCCCCGCGCCAGCGCGGCCTTCTGCGCTTGCAATTGCTGGATTTTCTCCTCCACCGTTCCGCGCGAAATCATTCTGTAGACGAACACGGGCTTGTCCTGACCGATGCGATAGGCGCGGTCGGTGGCCTGGCGCTCCACCGCGGGGTTCCACCAGGGGTCGTAGTGGATCACGGTGTCCGCGGCGGTCAGGTTCAGGCCGGTGCCGCCGGCTTTCAGGCTGATGAGGAAAAGCGGTACCTCGCCGTTCTGGAAGCGTTGCACCGGCGTGCGACGGTCGCGGGTATCGCCGGTGATCTGGACATAGCCGATGGCGCGCTTGCGCAATTCGTCCTCGATCAGTGTCAGCATGCTGGTGAATTGCGAAAACAGCAGCACC contains:
- the nagZ gene encoding beta-N-acetylhexosaminidase gives rise to the protein MQGSLMLDIGGTWLTAEDRQILRQPEVAGLIIFARNIESPRQVRELCSSIRAVRPDLILAVDQEGGRVQRLRQGFLRLPAMRALADNDNAEQLAEQCGWLMATEVLAVGLDISFAPVLDLDHQRSAVVGSRAFEGDPERAARLAGAFIRGLRQAGMAATGKHFPGHGWAEADSHVAIPTDERSLEQIRLSDLVPFARLASELDGMMPAHVIYPQVDNQPAGFSRRWLQDILRGELKFSGVIFSDDLSMAGAHVVGDAAERIEAALSAGCDMGLVCNDRAAAELALARLQRLGAKPPASLARMRRRAFPGTEYRQDPRWLQAVAALREAQLID
- a CDS encoding S-methyl-5'-thioinosine phosphorylase, whose amino-acid sequence is MTVYAIIGGTGLTQLDGLSMKALLNPETPYGAPSAGIVHGEYAGHDVLFLARHGHPHRIAPHQVNYRANLWALKHAGAQAVIAVNAVGGIHPAMGSGHLVVPHQVIDYTHGRAGTFFEGGLDHVTHIDFSHPYDEALRSKLLAALNACDYPHSDFGVYGCTQGPRLETVAEIVRLERDGCDIVGMTGMPEAALARELGLPYACLSLVVNPAAGKSEGIITMDEIEAALAEGIGKVRNVLAHLMKG